The following coding sequences lie in one Brevibacterium marinum genomic window:
- a CDS encoding organic hydroperoxide resistance protein, whose protein sequence is MQTLYTAEALATGEGRDGHGRTSDGQVDVDLATPTDMGGAGEGTNPEQLFAVGYAACFHSALRLVAGQAQANVDDSAVGAQVSLGKNDGGRLELAVTLEVTLPHLDSTEAEALANKAHEVCPYSNATRDNIEVTITVTDD, encoded by the coding sequence ATGCAGACGCTCTACACCGCAGAAGCACTTGCCACCGGAGAAGGACGTGACGGGCACGGTCGCACCAGCGACGGACAGGTCGACGTCGATCTCGCCACCCCCACCGATATGGGCGGGGCAGGCGAAGGCACGAACCCAGAACAGCTCTTCGCCGTCGGCTATGCCGCCTGCTTCCACTCGGCCCTGCGTCTCGTGGCCGGTCAGGCCCAGGCCAATGTCGACGATTCCGCCGTCGGAGCGCAGGTGAGCCTCGGCAAGAACGACGGGGGCCGGCTCGAGCTGGCCGTGACGCTCGAGGTCACGCTCCCCCACCTCGATTCGACCGAGGCCGAGGCGCTGGCGAACAAGGCCCACGAGGTGTGCCCGTACTCCAACGCCACCCGCGACAACATCGAGGTCACCATCACTGTCACCGACGACTGA